A DNA window from Setaria viridis chromosome 2, Setaria_viridis_v4.0, whole genome shotgun sequence contains the following coding sequences:
- the LOC117843311 gene encoding uncharacterized protein At4g33100 — protein sequence MVFGRSKSSSSATPSAPSKAAAACSELRAAYHECFNRWYADKFAKGLFQKDDCADHWHKYRACLEEHLEDKHLRQILLDAETSAFYARPEADPPSGQGATK from the exons ATGGTGTTCGGCCGGAGCAAGTCATCTTCGTCGGCGACGCCGTCGGCCCCCTCAaaggctgcggcggcgtgctCGGAGCTGCGCGCGGCGTACCACGAGTGCTTCAACCGGTGGTACGCCGACAAGTTCGCCAAGGGGCTGTTTCAGAAGGACGACTGCGCCGACCACTGGCACAAGTACCGCGCCTGCCTCGAG GAACATCTGGAAGACAAGCATCTGAGGCAAATCCTACTGGACGCAGAAACTTCTGCGTTTTATGCCAGGCCTGAGGCTGATCCTCCCTCAGGACAAGGAGCTACAAAGTGA
- the LOC117844990 gene encoding aminopeptidase M1-C codes for MARSLLALMAAAAAGLLLLVVASPVVVVVAGDSGGGRGLEEEAGKAANVEAAAAPPRAAPAAPPPPSAGSPGQFRGQARLPRFAAPRHYDLRLRPDLDACTFTGTAAVTVAVSAPTRFLVLNAADLSVDRASIRFRDLAPKDVVFFEDDEILVLGFSNELPLGEGVLSMKFNGTLNDQMRGFYRSKYQYKGNMKNMAVTQFESVDARRCFPCWDEPSFKAKFKLTLEVPPGLVALSNMPIANQTLTGPFKTISYEESPLMSTYLVAIVVGLLEYIEGVTPEGTKVRVYTQVGKSNQGKFALDVGVKSLHLYKDYFGTPYPLPKLDMVAIPDFSAGAMENYGLVTFREVALLFDEESSSESSKQNIAITVAHELAHQWFGNLVTMEWWTHLWLNEGFATWMSHLAVDSFFPQWNIWTQFLDDTTAGLKLDSLEESHPIEVEIHHASEVDEIFDAISYDKGASVIRMLQNYLGAERFQKALASYIKKFAYSNAKTEDLWAVLEEKSGEPIKNLMTTWTKQQGYPVINAKLKGNFLELEQAQFLLDGSSGPGMWIVPITAGCGSYGMQKKFLLKGKSDRLDIRNISSQCGNQEKSGNFWIKLNINQTGFYRVQYDDNLSAALQNALLSKKLSVMDKIGIVEDSHALSMACKQTLTSLLRLLYAYRDEADYSVLSHINTVSLSVAKISVDATPGLVGDIKQLLIKLLLPPAVKLGWDPKNSESHLDALLRPVLLVALVKLGHDKTINEGVRRFGIFVHDRNTSLLPPDTRKAAYLAAMQNVTSSYRSAYNDLLKVYRESDEAEEKSRVLSTLCFCKDKNIVLESLNLLFTNEVRSQDAYYVLQGLGVETRETAWLWLKSSWDRITKKYSDTQDGGFIRYIVTLFSSNEKAAEFSSFFASRKKPEFQRTLKQSLESVRVNARWIQGIRSETRLAQTVQELLRRP; via the exons ATGGCTCGAAGCTTGTTGGCTttgatggccgcggcggcggcggggctgctgCTCCTCGTCGTGGCGTCGccggttgttgttgttgttgccggcgacagcggcggcgggcgggggctggaggaggaggccggcaag GCCGCGAATGtcgaagcggcggcggcacctcctcgcgccgcgccggcggcgccgccgccgccgtcggcggggTCGCCGGGCCAGTTCCGCGGGCAGGCGCGCCTCCCGCGCtttgccgcgccgcgccactaCGACCTGCGGCTCCGCCCCGACCTCGACGCCTGCACCTTCacgggcaccgccgccgtcaccgtcgccgtcTCCGCGCCCACCCGCTTCCTCGTCCTCAACGCCGCAGACCTCTCCGTCGATCGCGCCTCCATCCGCTTCCGG GATTTGGCGCCTAAGGATGTGGTGTTTTTCGAGGACGATGAGATCCTGGTGCTGGGGTTCTCCAATGAGCTGCCACTCGGCGAGGGCGTGCTCAGTATGAAGTTCAACGGCACGCTCAACGACCAGATGAGGGGTTTCTACCGGAG TAAGTATCAGTATAAGGGGAATATGAAGAATATGGCGGTAACACAGTTTGAGTCTGTGGATGCTCGACGGTGCTTCCCATGCTGGGATGAGCCTTCATTCAAG GCTAAGTTCAAGCTTACACTTGAAGTACCACCTGGGCTGGTGGCATTGTCCAATATGCCAATAGCTAATCAGACACTTACTGGTCCTTTCAAGACTATCAGTTATGAGGAATCACCTCTTATGTCAACTTACTTAGTGGCTATAGTTGTTGGTTTGCTTGAATATATAGAGGGTGTAACACCAGAAG GCACAAAAGTTCGTGTGTACACTCAAGTTGGCAAGAGTAATCAGGGGAAGTTTGCACTGGATGTTGGAGTGAAGTCATTGCATCTCTATAAAGA TTACTTCGGTACTCCTTATCCACTTCCCAAGTTGGATATGGTTGCTATTCCTGATTTTTCTGCTGGAGCCATGGAGAACTATGGGCTGGTTACTTTCCGTGAAGTAGCTTTGCTTTTTGATGAGGAGTCTTCATCAGAATCAAGCAAACAGAAT ATTGCAATTACTGTGGCACATGAGCTGGCTCATCAGTGGTTTGGCAATCTTGTAACCATGGAATGGTGGACTCACTTGTGGCTAAACGAAGGGTTTGCTACATGG ATGAGTCATCTAGCAGTAGATTCTTTCTTTCCACAATGGAATATTTGGACACAATTCCTTGATGACACAACCGCTGGTCTCAAATTGGATTCACTTGAAGAATCTCACCCTATTGAG GTTGAAATACATCATGCTAGTGAAGTTGATGAAATTTTTGATGCCATAAGCTATGATAAGGGTGCTTCTGTTATTCGCATGCTACAAAATTACCTTGGTGCTGAGCGTTTTCAG AAAGCATTGGCTTCATACATAAAAAAATTTGCCTACTCAAATGCTAAAACTGAGGACCTGTGGGCTGTTCTTGAAGAGAAATCTGGTGAACCCATCAAGAATTTGATGACTACATGGACAAAGCAACAAGGGTATCCTGTTATTAATGCAAAGCTTAAAGGGAATTTCCTAGAACTTGAACAG gCACAGTTTTTGTTAGATGGATCCTCTGGCCCTGGAATGTGGATTGTCCCTATAACCGCAGGATGTGGTTCATATGGTATGCAGAAAAAATTTCTACTGAAAGGAAAAAGTGATAGGCTGGATATAAGAAACATTTCTTCACAGTGTGGTAACCAAGAGAAGAGTGGGAACTTTTGGATTAAATTGAACATTAATCAAACGGGATTTTATAGAGTGCAATATGACGATAATCTTTCAGCTGCACTTCAAAATGCATTACTGTCCAAGAAGCTCTCTGTAATGGATAAAATTG GCATTGTGGAAGATTCGCATGCCTTGTCTATGGCCTGCAAGCAAACCTTGACATCGTTGCTACGCTTACTGTATGCTTATCGTGATGAAGCTGATTACAGTGTTCTTTCACACATCAATACT GTGAGTTTAAGTGTTGCTAAAATATCAGTTGATGCTACTCCTGGATTGGTTGGTGACATCAAACAACTTCTGATCAAGCTTCTCCTGCCACCTGCCGT aaaattAGGCTGGGACCCCAAGAATAGTGAGAGCCACCTGGATGCGCTGCTTAGACCAGTGCTCTTGGTTGCTCTTGTCAAACTTGGGCATGATAAGACTATAAATGAGGGTGTTAGGCGTTTCGGTATCTTTGTACATGATCGCAACACTTCACTTCTTCCTCCTGATACCAGAAAG GCTGCATACCTCGCTGCAATGCAGAATGTTACTAGTTCATACAGATCTGCTTATAATGATCTTCTGAAAGTCTACAGGGAGTCAGATGAAGCAGAGGAAAAATCACGTGTCTTAA GCACATTGTGTTTTTGCAAGGATAAAAATATTGTTCTTGAGTCATTGAATCTCCTTTTTACCAATGAG GTTCGCAGTCAAGATGCATATTATGTACTTCAGGGTCTTGGCGTGGAGACACGTGAAACAGCTTGGCTGTGGTTGAAG AGCAGCTGGGACCGTATCACAAAGAAATACAGTGACACACAAGATGGAGGTTTTATCAGATATATCGTTACATTG TTCTCCTCCAACGAGAAGGCAGCGGAGTTCTCCAGCTTCTTCGCCAGCCGCAAGAAGCCCGAGTTCCAGAGGACGCTGAAGCAGAGCCTCGAGAGCGTGCGGGTGAACGCGAGGTGGATCCAGGGCATCAGGAGCGAGACCAGGCTCGCACAGACGGTGCAGGAGCTGCTGCGGAGGCCCTGA